In a genomic window of Mycolicibacter heraklionensis:
- a CDS encoding PGRS repeat-containing protein — protein sequence MARKNHSNRRRAVGAAGAVSAFLAFGMAPQAQADFGLDDLFDPSTWAPLFDSSTWDSGFNWDHLFAGDELTDALTAAYAGSAADTGGITAIVDQWFYTPMHNAMVDWINSPFGTQVDTFINNTFGFGSIIIGNGAAGTELNPDGGNGGWLYGDGGAGYDGSLTGVAGGDGGAAGMFGNGGAGGDGGAGFDGGNGGAGGSWSGIGGAGGAGGVNGDGGNGGVGTGWLFAIGGAGGVGGDGLVGTAGAVGVAGIDSGNGGAGGNGGVGGNGGTGGASKAFLFGAGGKGGAAGDGGSGGVGGAGLAGTNGNDGETGTFAGGGTGNGGDGTDGTNGGNGGTGGNGGAAGTAGAGGTASSWFGSNGTSGAGGQAGNGGNGGAGGVAGLGGNGGAGAAGTASNLNGGAGGHGGDTGTAGAGGAGGQAGGAGAVAGQQGINGADVTGVGGNGGAGGDGYSPTAAGESGGNGGAGGDGGAYGNGGAGGNGGNGAAGIAGSDGSTTNPDGTDGHTGGNGGTGGVGGKGGSVAGNGGAGGRGGHGADGGAGGDGVLGATGSFDGGGTGIGGNGGDAGSGGNGGSGGNGGAGGTAAHGVAGSTGAGGNAGSGGAAGTAGDGGAGAAGTAAHRDGGNGGNGGDTGTGGSAGTAGTGSHTGAAGSAGSTVTIGQGNGGAGGDGFSATNAGESGGDGGVGGDGGDHGNGGNGGAGGSGADGTNGAVGNAVNPDGGNGTVGGSGGAGGAGGKGGAEAGNGGAGGVGGAGGAGGNGGNGVTGANASTAGGNGANGGDGGDGAVGGNGGAGGVGGTAAHGTAGANASGGAGGRGGDAGAAGNGGAGGNGNATHIDGGNGGDGGDVGTAAAGGNGGAAGGVGATVGATGAHGAEIIGASGNGGQGGAGFSPTAAGQFGGDGGAGGNGGAHGNGGNGGAGAAGSAGTSGPVGNNGTQASVNGTNGGQGGSGGNGGNGGAGGAGGSLSINTAGNGGIGGAGGAGGNGGVGGKGFTATTPGADGGNGGKGGQAGSGGIGGAGGNAGTAANGTVGNNGNGGAGGNAGDAGAGGNGGDGAAGNAANPNGGNGGQGGDPGNVAGTGGAGGTAGATSGGGGTHGGHGADGVSATTVSGNGGNGGAGYSPTNMADNGGNGGAGGNGGAAGAAGNGGNGGAGGAGATGLGGNGAVGTAGTAGNPNGGAGGSGAAGGNGGRGGSGGASGALVTNHAGNGGAGGKGGDGGAGGTGGAGFSPTAAGANGGDGGKGGQAGSGGIGGAGGNAGAVNGAASAGANGNGGAGGNAGVAGAGGNGGNGAAGDVTSPNGGNGGRGGDAGNVAGTGGAGGAHGTGGTGGLDGATGANGTAVSVASGNGGNGGAGFSPTSVADNGGNGGVGGNGGAGGSAGNGGNGGVGGAGATGVGGTGAAGTAGTAANPNGGAGGSGAAGGNGGKGGNGGASGALVANHAGNGGAGGKGGDGGAGGTGGAGFSPTAAGANGGDGGKGGQAGSGGVGGAGGNAGAVNGAASAGANGSGGAGGNAGTAGQGGNGGNGAAGDATTLNGGNGGRGGDAGNVAGTGGAGGARGTGGTGGLNGATGANGTPAVGPSGNGGNGGNGYNAAADPNAAAGTRGGDGGKGGTGGSIGNGGNGGAGGTGAAGQAGGNAVNAGGSGTAGLTGGAGGNGGAGGNGGAVSGAAGNGGAGGKGGVGGAGGSGANGSTGITAPDGGGLTGGKGGNGGSGAIGGAGGVGGNGGVGGTATDGSTGSHGVGGQGGAGGQGGNAGNGGTGGAGAGGGTNAAAGNGGQGGNGGNRGGGGAGGLGGDSGNGQLAASGTAGATGVSGGNGGNGGVGGNGQGTVNGAAQIGGIGGKGGDAGTIGNGGNGGAGGNGAAGTAGYTHPTGQAAGGGTGANGSNATQAGQTGGAGGTGASASCALFFGCGDINAGDGGNGGNGGQAAAGGNGGAGGGAKAETGGTRGYAYGGDGGDGGNGGNGTNGTAGASGGAGGAGGKGGTIAGNGGDGGLGGLGGNGGAGENGGNGGAGGGGGTGENYQGTGYAKGGDGGDGGTGGKGGNGGAGGNGGVGGAAGTAQGIGANGNTGVGGGGGTGGAAGSGGAGGTAGAAGSASAGGAVSADPGAAGQTGTAGGSGTKGTDGAHG from the coding sequence ATGGCTCGTAAGAACCACAGCAACCGTCGTCGCGCCGTCGGCGCCGCTGGGGCCGTCAGCGCATTCCTGGCATTCGGCATGGCGCCGCAAGCACAGGCCGACTTCGGTTTGGACGACCTGTTCGACCCGAGCACCTGGGCGCCGCTATTCGACTCCAGCACTTGGGATTCGGGCTTCAACTGGGATCATCTGTTCGCCGGTGACGAGCTGACAGACGCGCTGACGGCGGCCTATGCGGGCTCGGCAGCCGACACCGGTGGTATCACCGCCATTGTCGACCAGTGGTTTTACACCCCGATGCACAACGCGATGGTCGACTGGATCAACAGTCCGTTCGGCACCCAGGTCGACACCTTCATCAACAACACCTTCGGGTTCGGCTCGATCATCATCGGCAACGGTGCGGCGGGCACCGAGCTCAACCCCGACGGCGGCAACGGCGGCTGGTTGTACGGCGACGGCGGCGCGGGCTATGACGGTTCGCTGACCGGCGTGGCCGGTGGCGATGGTGGCGCGGCCGGGATGTTCGGCAACGGTGGTGCCGGCGGCGACGGCGGCGCGGGCTTCGACGGCGGCAACGGTGGTGCCGGCGGCAGCTGGAGCGGTATCGGCGGCGCCGGCGGTGCCGGTGGTGTCAACGGCGATGGCGGTAATGGTGGCGTTGGTACCGGCTGGCTCTTCGCCATCGGCGGTGCCGGTGGTGTCGGCGGCGACGGCCTGGTCGGCACCGCGGGTGCGGTCGGTGTCGCCGGCATTGACAGCGGTAACGGTGGCGCCGGCGGTAATGGTGGTGTCGGCGGCAACGGCGGCACCGGTGGTGCGTCCAAGGCATTCCTGTTCGGTGCGGGCGGCAAGGGCGGCGCGGCCGGTGACGGTGGCAGCGGTGGCGTCGGTGGCGCGGGCTTGGCCGGCACCAACGGAAATGACGGCGAGACAGGCACCTTCGCCGGCGGTGGCACCGGAAACGGTGGCGACGGCACCGACGGCACGAATGGCGGCAACGGCGGCACCGGTGGCAACGGCGGAGCGGCCGGGACGGCCGGTGCCGGTGGGACGGCCAGCTCGTGGTTCGGCAGCAACGGGACCTCGGGGGCCGGCGGTCAGGCCGGCAACGGCGGCAACGGCGGGGCCGGCGGTGTTGCCGGACTCGGCGGCAACGGCGGTGCGGGCGCGGCCGGCACGGCGTCGAACCTCAACGGTGGCGCGGGCGGTCACGGCGGCGACACCGGCACGGCCGGCGCCGGCGGTGCGGGCGGACAAGCCGGGGGCGCCGGAGCAGTAGCGGGTCAGCAGGGCATCAACGGTGCCGACGTGACCGGTGTCGGTGGCAACGGTGGCGCCGGCGGCGACGGTTACAGCCCCACGGCAGCAGGCGAATCGGGCGGCAACGGGGGCGCCGGCGGTGACGGCGGCGCCTACGGCAACGGCGGTGCGGGCGGCAACGGTGGCAACGGGGCGGCCGGCATCGCCGGCAGCGACGGCAGCACCACCAACCCCGACGGCACCGACGGTCACACGGGTGGAAACGGTGGCACCGGCGGCGTCGGCGGCAAGGGCGGTTCGGTGGCCGGTAACGGCGGGGCCGGCGGTCGCGGCGGCCACGGCGCGGACGGTGGCGCAGGCGGCGACGGTGTCCTCGGCGCGACCGGCTCGTTCGACGGCGGTGGCACCGGCATCGGCGGCAATGGTGGCGACGCGGGCAGCGGCGGCAACGGGGGCAGCGGCGGCAACGGCGGCGCGGGCGGTACCGCGGCCCACGGCGTCGCGGGTTCCACCGGAGCTGGAGGCAACGCCGGTAGCGGTGGCGCCGCCGGCACGGCCGGCGACGGTGGCGCCGGTGCGGCTGGCACGGCTGCGCATCGGGACGGCGGCAACGGCGGTAACGGTGGCGACACCGGCACCGGCGGCAGCGCCGGCACTGCGGGCACCGGATCCCACACCGGCGCAGCGGGTTCGGCCGGCAGCACCGTCACCATCGGCCAAGGCAACGGCGGCGCGGGCGGCGACGGATTCAGCGCCACCAACGCAGGCGAATCGGGCGGCGACGGCGGCGTCGGCGGTGACGGCGGCGATCACGGCAACGGCGGAAACGGTGGCGCCGGTGGATCCGGTGCCGACGGCACGAACGGGGCCGTCGGCAACGCGGTGAACCCCGATGGCGGCAACGGCACCGTCGGCGGCAGCGGCGGCGCCGGTGGTGCCGGCGGCAAGGGCGGCGCTGAGGCCGGCAACGGCGGCGCCGGCGGCGTGGGCGGTGCCGGTGGCGCGGGCGGTAACGGCGGTAACGGGGTGACCGGGGCCAACGCCAGCACAGCCGGCGGCAACGGCGCGAACGGTGGCGACGGCGGCGATGGCGCCGTCGGCGGCAACGGCGGTGCGGGCGGTGTCGGCGGAACGGCCGCGCACGGTACTGCCGGTGCAAACGCCTCCGGCGGCGCCGGCGGCCGCGGCGGTGACGCGGGGGCTGCCGGCAACGGCGGGGCCGGCGGCAACGGCAACGCCACCCACATCGACGGCGGCAACGGCGGCGACGGCGGCGATGTCGGCACCGCCGCCGCGGGCGGCAACGGCGGAGCGGCCGGCGGTGTGGGGGCGACGGTCGGTGCCACCGGCGCACACGGCGCCGAGATCATCGGGGCCTCCGGCAATGGCGGCCAGGGCGGCGCGGGCTTCAGCCCCACCGCGGCAGGACAATTCGGCGGCGACGGCGGCGCAGGCGGTAACGGCGGCGCCCACGGCAACGGTGGCAACGGCGGTGCCGGTGCGGCGGGTTCTGCCGGAACCAGCGGGCCGGTCGGAAACAACGGCACCCAGGCCAGCGTCAATGGCACCAACGGCGGACAGGGCGGCTCCGGTGGCAACGGCGGCAACGGCGGCGCCGGCGGTGCCGGTGGCTCACTGAGCATCAACACCGCGGGTAACGGCGGCATCGGGGGCGCGGGCGGCGCCGGTGGCAACGGCGGTGTCGGCGGCAAGGGCTTCACCGCGACGACGCCCGGTGCCGACGGCGGCAACGGCGGCAAGGGTGGTCAAGCCGGGTCCGGTGGTATCGGCGGAGCCGGCGGCAACGCGGGCACCGCGGCCAACGGAACCGTCGGCAACAACGGCAACGGCGGGGCCGGCGGTAACGCCGGCGACGCCGGAGCGGGCGGCAACGGCGGCGACGGCGCCGCCGGAAATGCCGCCAACCCCAATGGCGGCAATGGGGGTCAGGGTGGCGACCCTGGCAACGTCGCCGGGACCGGTGGCGCCGGCGGCACGGCCGGCGCCACCTCCGGCGGCGGCGGCACCCACGGCGGCCACGGCGCCGACGGAGTCTCAGCGACCACGGTGTCGGGTAACGGCGGCAACGGTGGTGCCGGGTACAGCCCGACCAACATGGCCGACAACGGCGGCAACGGTGGTGCCGGCGGTAACGGTGGCGCGGCGGGTGCGGCCGGCAACGGCGGAAATGGTGGTGCCGGCGGTGCGGGCGCCACCGGACTCGGCGGTAACGGTGCGGTCGGTACGGCGGGCACGGCCGGTAACCCCAATGGCGGTGCCGGCGGTTCGGGTGCGGCCGGCGGCAACGGCGGCCGGGGTGGCAGCGGCGGCGCCAGCGGCGCGCTGGTGACCAACCACGCGGGCAATGGTGGCGCTGGCGGCAAGGGCGGTGACGGCGGCGCCGGTGGCACCGGTGGTGCCGGGTTCAGCCCGACCGCGGCAGGCGCCAACGGCGGTGACGGCGGCAAGGGCGGTCAGGCCGGCTCCGGTGGTATCGGTGGTGCCGGCGGCAACGCGGGCGCGGTCAACGGCGCGGCCTCCGCGGGTGCCAACGGCAACGGTGGCGCCGGCGGCAACGCCGGGGTGGCCGGCGCGGGCGGCAACGGTGGCAACGGCGCAGCTGGAGACGTGACCAGCCCCAACGGCGGCAACGGTGGCCGGGGCGGGGATGCGGGCAATGTCGCCGGAACCGGTGGTGCCGGCGGTGCGCACGGCACCGGCGGTACCGGCGGTCTCGACGGAGCAACCGGCGCCAACGGCACAGCGGTGAGCGTGGCCTCCGGCAACGGCGGCAACGGTGGTGCCGGGTTCAGCCCCACCAGCGTGGCCGACAACGGCGGCAACGGTGGTGTCGGCGGTAACGGCGGCGCGGGTGGTTCGGCCGGCAACGGTGGCAATGGCGGCGTCGGTGGTGCGGGTGCGACCGGTGTCGGTGGGACCGGCGCGGCCGGCACGGCGGGCACGGCCGCCAATCCCAATGGCGGCGCCGGTGGTTCCGGTGCAGCCGGCGGCAACGGCGGCAAGGGTGGCAACGGCGGGGCCAGCGGCGCGCTGGTGGCCAACCACGCCGGCAACGGTGGCGCTGGCGGTAAGGGCGGTGACGGCGGCGCCGGTGGTACCGGTGGTGCCGGGTTCAGTCCGACGGCGGCCGGCGCCAACGGGGGTGACGGCGGCAAGGGTGGTCAGGCCGGCTCCGGTGGCGTCGGCGGTGCCGGCGGTAACGCGGGCGCGGTCAACGGCGCGGCCTCCGCGGGTGCCAACGGCAGCGGTGGTGCCGGCGGCAACGCCGGGACGGCCGGCCAGGGTGGCAACGGTGGCAACGGTGCCGCCGGCGATGCCACCACCCTCAACGGTGGCAACGGCGGCCGCGGCGGGGATGCGGGCAACGTCGCCGGCACCGGTGGTGCCGGTGGTGCACGCGGCACCGGCGGTACGGGTGGCCTGAACGGAGCGACCGGTGCCAACGGCACACCCGCCGTCGGCCCATCCGGTAACGGCGGTAACGGCGGTAACGGCTACAACGCCGCCGCTGACCCCAACGCCGCGGCCGGCACCCGAGGTGGCGACGGCGGTAAGGGCGGCACCGGCGGCTCAATCGGCAACGGCGGCAACGGCGGTGCCGGTGGCACCGGTGCGGCGGGCCAAGCCGGCGGGAACGCCGTCAACGCCGGAGGATCCGGCACGGCCGGACTCACCGGTGGTGCCGGCGGCAACGGCGGTGCGGGCGGCAACGGCGGTGCGGTGTCCGGCGCGGCCGGCAACGGCGGCGCCGGCGGCAAGGGCGGCGTCGGTGGTGCGGGCGGTAGCGGCGCGAACGGCTCGACCGGCATCACCGCACCCGACGGTGGCGGACTCACCGGCGGCAAGGGCGGCAACGGCGGGAGCGGGGCCATCGGCGGAGCTGGTGGGGTCGGCGGCAACGGCGGCGTCGGCGGCACCGCCACCGACGGCAGCACCGGCAGCCACGGCGTCGGCGGCCAAGGCGGTGCCGGTGGCCAGGGCGGCAACGCCGGCAATGGCGGTACCGGCGGCGCAGGTGCCGGCGGCGGCACCAACGCGGCCGCCGGAAACGGAGGCCAGGGCGGCAACGGCGGAAACCGCGGTGGCGGCGGGGCCGGCGGTCTGGGCGGCGACAGCGGCAACGGCCAGCTGGCTGCAAGCGGGACCGCGGGCGCGACCGGCGTCAGCGGCGGTAACGGCGGTAACGGCGGTGTCGGCGGCAACGGCCAGGGCACCGTCAACGGTGCCGCGCAGATCGGTGGCATCGGCGGCAAGGGCGGTGACGCCGGCACCATCGGCAACGGCGGCAACGGCGGTGCCGGCGGCAATGGTGCGGCCGGAACCGCCGGCTACACCCACCCGACTGGCCAGGCGGCCGGTGGCGGAACCGGAGCCAACGGCTCCAACGCCACCCAGGCCGGTCAGACCGGTGGTGCCGGTGGCACGGGGGCGTCGGCGTCGTGCGCGCTCTTCTTCGGCTGCGGCGACATCAACGCCGGCGACGGCGGCAACGGCGGCAACGGCGGGCAGGCAGCCGCGGGCGGCAACGGCGGCGCCGGCGGTGGCGCCAAGGCAGAGACCGGCGGAACCCGCGGCTACGCATACGGCGGCGACGGCGGTGACGGCGGTAACGGCGGCAACGGCACCAACGGCACGGCCGGGGCCAGCGGTGGCGCCGGCGGCGCGGGCGGCAAGGGCGGCACGATCGCCGGCAACGGCGGTGACGGCGGTCTCGGCGGCTTGGGCGGTAACGGCGGCGCCGGCGAGAACGGTGGCAACGGTGGCGCCGGTGGCGGCGGCGGTACCGGTGAGAACTACCAGGGCACCGGTTACGCCAAGGGCGGCGATGGCGGCGACGGTGGCACCGGCGGCAAGGGCGGTAACGGTGGCGCGGGCGGTAACGGCGGAGTCGGTGGCGCCGCGGGGACTGCGCAAGGCATCGGTGCCAACGGGAACACCGGTGTCGGCGGCGGCGGCGGCACCGGCGGTGCGGCCGGTTCCGGTGGCGCCGGCGGTACTGCCGGGGCGGCCGGATCGGCGTCGGCGGGCGGCGCGGTGAGCGCGGACCCGGGCGCGGCGGGGCAGACCGGCACCGCCGGCGGCTCCGGCACGAAGGGCACCGATGGTGCTCACGGCTGA